In Oryza sativa Japonica Group chromosome 1, ASM3414082v1, the genomic stretch CCTATGTCGTACGGCCCAAAGGCCTCTCCTTGGGTACCCGGTGTGTACCGTGTATCCCACAGTTATATTACTACAAATTGTCTTCAATTCACTCGATTCGAACGTGATTACTATTACTACGGGGGTGTATaaatccaggggtgtaaagttttggcatgtcacatcggaaattatatagggtatcgtatggggtgttcgggcactaataaaaaactaattacaaaatctgttagtaaaccgcgagacgaatttattaaacctaattaatctgtcattagcaaatatttactgtaacaccacattgtccAATCATaaagcaattaggtttaaaaagattcgtctagcaaattagtcgcaatctattcaattagttattttttaacctatatttaatactccatgtgaCAGGGTGTTCAAACATTatagggtgtaaagttttgtgATGGGATAATTGCTAGCGCTGCTGCTCCAACGGCACCGAGGACAAACGGACGGAGAGCTCCACCAAGGCTTGCCGCCGGAGATAGGCCAGGTGCATGGTGAACTGGAGCACGCAGTCGTCGCTCAGCACGACGGCGACGCTCTCTCCCAGCCCTCGTGTGTTCCAGCAGCATCTCGGCATCGCTCGCGCCGAGTCCTGCAGGCACTGCACGCAGTCCGCCGGCGCGCGGCCCGCCGCGCACTGCGCCAGCACGCGACCCGCCAGCCCCGTGTTGGCGCCGTCGTCGAACTCCTGCGTCGCCGCTAGCAGCACAATGAGTAGCTACTGCCTGGTGTTCCGGTCTTGCCTGCCTGTAGAAATAATGGCATATGAGCGACAGCATCAGCGCGAGCACGAGCGACGGAAATCAGCCAGAGCCAGGCCTCGGCACGGCGGCAAGCTGTGTCAGCACGTAGTCGTAGGGATACGACTGGCGCTCGCGGCCCCGACTCCATCGCCGCGCGCCCTTCCTACCCGGCTAGCTCCCTGCTCGTCCCACGGGCGTACTTGCCTGCCTGCCTGGTGCCGGTACCCCCTAGCCTCCTGTCCGGCGCACCGCGCACGCGCGACGGCCGCAACAGGGGAGTCAGGGTCTCAGGGATTCGGCGAGTTTTGCTGTGAGTGCTCTCAAATATTAGCGAGATGCCATGCCACACGTCGACGTACGTACGCACGCCGGTAGAGCAATGGGCCGATGGACGCCATGTCACCTAACGTACGTGCAGTGGTTTGGTCTGGAAAAGCCGTTGCTTGCGTGTTTTTGTCGCCGTGCTGTTCGCGAGGTGGGACGAGTTGTATATATGTAAACGAACACGATTACGCGAGACCGAGAAATATATTGTTCATCAAATTATTCTCGTGGATTATCTAGTTTATTGTTGTGATGAACTCATCATTAACTTTTTAATATAcatttgatcatttgtttttatttaaaatttgtgGAGAACTACTAATTGTGTAGAGCGCAATCATAAAAGAATACAAATCATTGtacttaaagaatatttaaCGATAAAtcagataaaaaataattattaactatataaaagtttttaaataagaatgattaaaaatatcttaaaatgcCAATGCCGCATATATTATAATCCGGCGAGAGTATTAATTAGTACGTAGAAAGAACTGCATTAAGAATGCAGCTTTTcttattaaataaataaatccagtAGTTACAAAGCAATATATTACTACCTCCCAAAACATATCAACTTTTAGTTATAAATATAGACACACATTAGTTTAGATTCATAACtataaatgtttatattttgggacataggAAATGCTTTATGTAGTACTTTCTCTGGATTGATAATACTTGTTTTTTATAAGGGCACGATCAAGCAACTTTaaccactattttctattataatatacatacaaatatgaacaaatatataattttattgaagtatttttttaagactaatatGCACATATGGTCTTCATATTTATAagagaaatatttttaaatgattCATAGTCAAATATTTTATAGTTTGACTTCACCATTGTTCAAAACGATAAAATTacacaaataaaaaacaaatctaacttttccaaaaaaaaaaactcgtttTGATTTGGATATACTCTGTGTTTAGAATCGGCTTCATATTTGGGTTGTTTTACCTTCATGTCCATTTATCATGTTTAATCAAATCAGGCCATGAAATGGTCCGCAACAAGCCCATCAGGAACGAACAATGTGCTCAGGTGCCAAGCGAgccttcctcctctttcttGGGGCACAAGCCCATCCTGATCAACATGCTCGAGTGGGCCAAACGAGCCATCCCCCAATCCCCCCATCTCTCTTCCTTGCAGTATAAGaagccctccctcctcctccttccgttCCGTGGCTTCCAGAAGCAAAAGGGAATCAAACTTGTAACAGACACCGCAGCGGTGAGCGTCCCGTGCAATTTGCCACCAAGTCCACCCCaacctccccttcccctcccgtcTCCCATGGCTGCCTCTCCGCCATGGGCGAACCTCGTCAGCGCCGTCGTGGGCGAGATCGCCAACCACCTCCCGTGCGAGTTCGACCGCGTGCACTTCGCCGCCGTCTGCCGATCATGGCGCGCGTCCCTCGAGCAGCAAGCGCCCGTGCCCCTGCCTCCCGCTCTTCCGGTTCTCATCCTACCGCTTGCTGAGCGGCCTGCCGTCTCCTTCGTCCTGAGCAACTGCGCCATCCACCCCGCCGTCCTCCCGGAGTGGCCGCACGACGCACGCTACATCGGCGCGTACGACGATGGCTGGTCATCCTCTCCATTGCTCCACCTCGAGGTCCTCGAGAGCACCGCCTCCTCGACACCTAAGACTCCCGCCCTCACATCGACCTCCCCACCGAGTTCATCGCGCAGCAGGACGGAGCGCCCGGGCAGGAATGGCAGTTGCCGTtctccatcgtcgccgccaccctctcGTCCCAACCAGACGTCGACGGATGCGTCTTCGCCGGCATCATCAGCGTTGACCCCGTCCCCCGGGGCCAGCGGACGATTGGGTTCTGGCGCGCCTCCGATCGGGTGATCCCTCACTTGTTCCAGACACATAATCCACCATGGGATGTGGAGGACGTCGTGTTCTACGATGGAGCCTTCCATTTCCTCACCCAAGGGGAGCACATCATCGTGGCAGGTCCGGACTTCCATGGTGGGGATCCGGTCGACTGGGAGATGCGCGCCTTCGAACACATTGGGCGAGAATACGATCAGTACGTCGAGGCGCGCTACCTCGTGGAGTCCCGCGAAGACCTGCTCATGGTGGTGAGGTGCTCCCCTTATCCTGGACAGCCGACGTCGGAGTTCAGGGTGTTCCGGATGGCGCAAGCCGGGCCGGACGACGTGTTCCCGTATCAGCACTACGTCTGGCTGGAGCTGCCCTCGCTGGAAGGCCGGATGCTGTTCGTCGGGCGCGGCTGCTCCAGATCCTACGACGCGGATCAGTACCCTGGCTTCGAGGGCGGCGTCTACTTCTTCGATGATGACATCCAGGATCCGGCGATGCTGCCGCTGGGCGTCGCGACGCTATTCTCCTTCAACGACTGTGAGAAATGGACGAGAACACCTGCCTCCATGGTGGAGCGCTGCTTCCCGGCGATAGGCTACACCCCCCAAGGTTGGTGTCTCCCTTGAGAGTTGAGTCGGCGGACCACACAGCAAGGTTTGGCCGTTTCGTTTGGGAACATTGGTCGATCAGCAGGTCAAGTTAGTTTATGATCTTAGCTAACGTGTGCTTCCTCTGCATTGTGTTTGTTTCCCCCTCTTTGCTGTTTTGGTGAGTGTGATGGTATTGTAGTGCTGAGATATTAGCTGTTAATTAGCAGAAGGCAGAACTCCTGTTCTAGTACAAATCTCTTGCTGATATGATCAATGTGTACCTCGATCCAAGTGCATCGTTTGCTACATTTCTGTTTCCATTTTGGATGATTCAAGACTTGGAAATAGTTGATACTTGATAACCCGTCATATCTATCCTTGTGTTGCCACTGATATTCAGTGTGGAGATGTGCTTATGACTGTGTGCTTACATTTTGCTTAGACGGGAGCACACCTTTACTGATAGACAGATGGCGGTGTATTTCTTTCTTTGCGTTAAGTGGATTATATTTTCATGGAATTCGATGTTTGGTTATGCAATTCTATCAGTATATAAAGGGGTTTCTGAGAAGTTCCTGAAGAAAGTCTGAACATTGAGGTTCTGTGCTGAATGCAGCCTTCAAATTGTCTGAATgttgatttattttatattCTTTGCCATTAATTgcccacattttttttaccaagtTTTGGTTATACCATTCTAAACTTCCTATGCAGAACTCAATTCTGCAGAAATTGCAGATTGTTTTCTCTATTTGGTGCCTGCAGATTCTTCTGATTTTTTACTGTTAGCAGGTTACCTGCTAATATCCTGATCATGTTCATTTTGCTGGCAGTACcatatttttttctgaattaGTGCAAGCAACATGCATCACCCCCACACAGTTAATATCCTGAATAGACCATTGTAAGTTGGAACTGAACATTGTCTTAGCacttcttcttttattttttttaaagaatcaGCACGAGATTGTGCTATTTCATTGGATatagaggtaaaaaaaatacagccCCTATGGATAAAAGGGAAACTGTACACAAAAACAAAGAGGCTATTGCTACGAAGGGAGGAATTCTCCAAGCCGCCTTGCACCTGCCATGATCCAGGTTCTTGTCTCTTCCTTTATTTTCGCCATAAGATTGGGAGCCGTTGTTTCCTTGTGCTTGAAGATCCGTTGATTCATTTCCTTCCAAATTTCCCACACAATGAGTAGGGTCAAGGATCACAGTTCTTTCTTGGGCACTTCCTTTTTGTTGTTTAGCATGTCCCACCACTCTTGAACGCTTTGGCATGGGTCCCAATGGTTCAGATCCAATTGCTGATAGGCAACTCAGCTGGCCGTTAGCCTCCAAATACTCATGGTGTATCTACAAGAGGCGACCAGGTGACATACCGTCTCGTTCGTCTCCCGACATAAGGGGCACAATCCATTGTTTTGCCATTCTCTTGCAGTTAGCCGGTCGGATGTCCAAACTCTATTTGTATCATAAGCCACGCATAAAATTTGCATTTCGCAGGTGACCAAGATTTCCAAATCAAGGAATTGTAGTTGGTGCCGACATTTCCTAGCAATTGTGTGTCTTAGCACTTCTTGCTCTGTTGTTATATGTTATAACTGAACAACGCCTTAGCATATCTTTATTTCTTTCAGTATTGCAACTGAGCATTGAGCTAGCATTAATTTGTTGCAATCCTATGATGGATGGATGCTAAAATAAACTGATTTTCACAGGGTTCAGAGATCATATAATAACTTGTTTTCCATGTCTTGTTGTCGTGCGCGGCTGTAGCGGAGGCGTATCCTCTACCTTGTGGCTGGTAAACAAAACGAAGGGGAGGGTATTTGGTTAATTGTGAAACGtaaaagtgacaaatagttaaatttcccaaGACTGGTCTAGTAATCGTACTGTAGTCTGAATTGAGTTCCAAACCAAATCAAATACAGAGAGGGCTAACAGTTCCTATGCTCATCAAATCGGCATCCTCCGATTAGACTATCGTGCCATCAACACTGCTCGGCGGCGTTACCtcaccgtcgccgcgcgcctccctccatcccacCTCGTCACGGGCACGGCTCCCCCTCATCTCCTCCCCGCGCACCCCCAACCCGATTGCCCGCGTGCTATCCCGCCGCGAGGCGCACTTGAAGAAGGGAAGGCTGCAGATAGATAAAGGTGGAAGAGGAGCAGTGAtatgaagaaggaagaagcgTCGTCTACTCCTACCATGGGGTTGCAGCGGCTCTTGTCCATCCAGCGTAACCAGCAGCGGCGTCGCCGGAAAATCCTTGCCCGGAGTaagcctcctctcctctcctcttacCAACTCCTCTTAGCACCCTCTCTTCTGTTACGTGCATATGTTCCGGAAATCATCTTCTTGTGTTCTACTAGTATTTTTAACCTCATATATGCAGCTCtttctttaaagaaaaaaataattttgttttgCTAACTAGGCgcttattatctaaaaaaaaaaactagacgcTTGTTCACAGTAGAGCTGTAGAGGTAATTAGCTAGTGTCGTTGCTTCCCCCTGTTGAACCAAAATTTTCTCTTTCACATGAGTAAGCAATGAGAAATTTCATGTGGGAACAAATACGTTGATTCCTTGAACAAAAAAGAGAGATTGGGAGGAGATTCAAGATGTCATTGCCTTTGCTGAgttcgtttctttttttttttcctttcatctATTCATGTCTGGGGTTCATGTTCAGATATAGAGGCCGAATTCTTATCCATTatcttaagaaaatatattcatgtctggGATTGGGCTGTCATAACCATGGTTGTTACCTTGTTGGGTTGCAGATGAATCGGCTGCTTCAGCGAATAAACAAAAGGGTTGCTCAATCCCAGACCTTCCAGAGGTATGCCACATAAATTTTGAAGATGGGGGGCTTATGTTGCAAGCACATTTTCACCATAATGGCCTTTAACAAACAAGTTCTTTGGACTATGCTAGCTAAATAATATCTGTAAGCAGGGAACGGATCTCCAATTGCTAAAGGCTACAGCCCCTACGCTCCTAACTTGGTAGCTTTCCTGTCTGCCATGAGTCTTAGGTCACATGTTATCTTGATGAGTAGACTCCCAAGAGTTATCTTAATTTCTCTTAAATTAGCAGAGGCCTGTTCTTCTTTTTCATGTGACTATTATTGTGCACTAGACCCACTGTTGTGCAGATACTTTCACCAGAACTCTAAATGTGCAACTTAGTCTCTTCCACATAAACATGCCATGCTACCCCATACACTGCTCACCTATTAAGGTTGCCTCCTCGAATTATCAGATGGATATGCATTTCATTCCATGACATTGCTCTTCCTACCGTCTAGAGCTTGagtgcatatttttttttcgccaGGCAGCTTGAGTGTGTATTCACTAATAATGAAGCATATGACTGTTGAGTAATACGGTTTCCCCTAAATGTGTAATAAAGATATATAATTTTACTGTTAAGCAAACTCTTAATATAAGATTTCCCACCTTGTGAGCTGTCCATCTCACAAATTCTGGAGATATGCGACTGGTATTACCAACCTTTGCAGAGAACAGTTACAGTAGCAGCTTCACTGGAATCTTTAATCCTCCGGATTAAAAACAGTAATATACTCCAGTGTTTATTCTTAAGCATATTGAGATCTCAATCACCCTTACCCCATAGATACATATTAAGCATGTCTTTACACCAAGAGTTTGTTAAATCATCATCAGCCCCCTATGTACTGGTGCACTTTTATAACATTGAACATTGTCTTTAGCTTCCCAAGAAGGTAAACTTATGAGATGGTTGTGTTTTAGATTGGCCAATGGCCAGAAGGCCTGGCAAGCATCATTAAGTCCTATTTCCCCTCAAAAGTCTAGCAACTGTAACTTGTGATCTCCAAATACAAGCAGGTATGCCAAGTATTAGCACACCTAACCATGTCAGGTATGTGTGTTCATTCCAGAAGaatcggaaaaaaaaagtccactGTTGGTAGATTAACATAAGCGGGATGCTTTTGTCATACCCTGGTGAAAATGTTGTGCTGTCACCAATTTCCTGGGGACATTGATTGACATTTtcattttctataaaaaaaatggaaaggagAACTGATCAATATTGTCACTGGCTTCACAATTCACTATGGGGCATTGATTTTACCATATTGCTATGATGCTATCTGATGGGT encodes the following:
- the LOC112936915 gene encoding LOW QUALITY PROTEIN: uncharacterized protein (The sequence of the model RefSeq protein was modified relative to this genomic sequence to represent the inferred CDS: inserted 1 base in 1 codon); the encoded protein is MAASPPWANLVSAVVGEIANHLPCEFDRVHFAAVCRSWRASLEQQAPVPLPPALPVLILPLAERPAVSFVLSNCAIHPAVLPEWPHDARYIGAYDDGWXILSIAPPRDVDGCVFAGIISVDPVPRGQRTIGFWRASDRVIPHLFQTHNPPWDVEDVVFYDGAFHFLTQGEHIIVAGPDFHGGDPVDWEMRAFEHIGREYDQYVEARYLVESREDLLMVVRCSPYPGQPTSEFRVFRMAQAGPDDVFPYQHYVWLELPSLEGRMLFVGRGCSRSYDADQYPGFEGGVYFFDDDIQDPAMLPLGVATLFSFNDCEKWTRTPASMVERCFPAIGYTPQGWCLP